In the Silene latifolia isolate original U9 population chromosome 1, ASM4854445v1, whole genome shotgun sequence genome, CAATTACTAGTTTCCTTATTTTGTAAATTTACTTAATTatcattagtttccttatttgAGAAATGTGCATTTTGGCGGGAAAAAAATTTGAgatcacctattcttttagtagataagGGATTCCAGAGAACAGGAGGGAGTATGAATGACGTCAACATTTAagtttacacaaattctcatttgtgacggcatatccgtcgcaagcttgcgacgggccAAATACAACCCACATGaggagataagacaaaagcaaattGTCTAGGGATTAGCATtctcttttgtcttatctacccatgtgGGTAGTATTTGACCTGTCGCAAGTTtatgacggatatacccgtcacaagggagacttgtTGTTAAGTTTAAAGCTTCTCGAGTTAAAGTTGAAAAGGCAAAGAAAATGGGGCTTGCTAAATCCCGTGATGCGTAAAGAAGGGGGtggaaattacaataaaacttacGGGAATTGCGAATAAAATTGAATTAAAATAATCccgaaataaaatataataagtaatAATTAATGGGTTGACGATATAAAGCAAGCACGCAAAACAAGGAAGTACGGAACAGCAGCACACGGCTGGAGCAGCCGTGAAGGGTCTTTGGGACGTGAATTCGAGGCTTCAATTGATTATTTTTCAAACCTTGTAATCTATGTTGTCAATTCTTATTTTCTCCACAATTTAATTTGTTGATTGTTGTAAGAATCTAGGCAAGACTAATTAATGCTTCCTTGGAGCCCAAGTACATCCTAGGCTATACTATAAGCCAGGGTTGTAATTCATTTTTACACATTGAAGAAATTGAAATTGTTTTGAAAAGTTTTCTCTAAAACTCGTCAGAAACATTTTGTGTTGTGTTAAACACGAGTGTCGAGACAAACAGAGAATCGACGTGTTCGATCCTTGACTTAGACCGAGGACGCGTTTCAAAGTTTAAGAGGAATTCTTGTCGCGTTACGAGAATTTCCCCATTATCAAACTATAGGTCTAGTTTGATAAATATCCcaaatttcacaaaaaaaaaaatacaaaaaaaatatttCATCAGTTCAATCCGTCCAGAATGTCGACCAAAACCGATCAAATGCAAACAATCGACCAAAACGCTTCCGTACCAGAACCCTTCACGTTGCATCCCGCGCACCAAATTACCCAATCTCGCGCATTTATCCCTTTATTCCGGGCATATCCCTATCATTTCTCACCCCCACCAAAAGAGAAACAATAAAGaactaaaaacccaaaaaaagaTTTGACGCGTGGGTATGTAGCAGTAGAGATCACCTGTCCCACTTTTATGCCTCATCTTGTGTAACATTCCTTTAAGATCTTGACACATCACACTTGAAATAATAAAATTGGTAATATTATATCTCAAAGTGCTAACGTGTCACTAGGAGAAGTAATGGGACACAAGATGGGGCAGAGGATTTGCTCTGCGGTATGTAGTAAGGACGGGGAGTTGGTTCGACACGCAGGATTTGGGGACGGGGGTGCATGCGTTCGATGAGAAGACGACGACAATTAGACCCATGGACCACCAGTGACGACTCAAGCACATACCATCGGTTCGACGCGCGAGAATGAATCGGGACGGGTTGGGTAGATGCGCGGGAAGGCGGTGCGGTCGCTGACTTGACGGCGCGGGGATGAGCAACGGATGGGGCTGCTGGGAAGGGTGGTCAGGGTGGTGAGGGGGTCTAGGGGAAGGGTTGGTAGTTTAGGGTTtttctattctttttttttttaggaggAAGGGTAGGATTGGAAAAAATTAACAAAATGCGTATGATATATTAAAAGTTTACGTAGAATTTAGCAAATACGTATTTTAACATGTTAGTATTATGAGTTATGACAATTGATATTGGAATATTATCAATCATGAAAATGGAgataatatattaatattttataataTTCATGATTATGACAATTGATAGATATTGGAATATTATCGGGATAATATCTCATATTATTACGATATTATCTCATTAAATATTGGTTTATCTTGTAAGATATGAGTAGAGATCATCAATCCCATTTTTATGTCTCATCTTATGTCTCGTCCCCTTAAGAGCTTGAAATAACACTTGAAATAATAAAAATGGTAATATATCTTATATCAAAGTGCTCATGTGTCTTTAAGAGAAGTAATGAGACACAAGATGAGACATGAAATGGAACAGAGAATCTGCTCTGCATGTTAAGATACTACTACGTAGTATCTGTTCCGGGTATGATTCCGGAGTAGTGTTATGACCACGTAAGttttgtagaatgatgactttgtttgactcttcctttcggcctctcctgaaacaatgaacaaactgagggctcggcttggtaccgagcgtactcactccgacgctcaagtcagtaaacttaaagggattaagttgtgtgttacttggcaacgaatattgtagagagataagggagtttataccagattatgtgATTTGTGAGATAGATTTTTGGGATCCTTTTCtcgttgagagaagtggagtatttatagactttcaccttttgtcacgtagtggccaagtggcagagcaggtggaaaagactgtcctaccctcggccgagggacccatggcaggccggctggcctggttgactccatgccgaggggtcttggatatgagtacgcggatatgtctcccagCTGGctggttgcctagccgagacccaagtgacaggccgacaggctgcgttggttaggctgtctaatacgttgatttgctgtcttttatctttgaccttcctcaatgtgttgactcggtcagcgggtgcataatatgccccatcaatttgcccccagcgtagtctatgtcgtggtatggaccttcgatgagtgttaaGCGTATATTCAGCGCAAGAAAAGTTTCTCCTTCGGCTTCTTCTTCGCCGGCCTGGTTCTGTTCAGGtcgtatcatatcccccctccacatggttgtgtaatggacagccgatgtggaaaagaaaaaggcgctggccgagaccaaggttgagagtgccggcgCCAATTGTCCCCGGTTGGTGCTGCTTTCCTCGGCATGACTCTTTttcttggttctgttcaggccgtaccatatcccccctccacatggttgtgtaatggacagcCGATGTAGAAAAGAAAaaggcgctggccgagaccaaggttgagagtgcctgtaatactccgtatttataagtcttgggtactctatcgagtaggccttactctgtcgagtaagggtaagttgcgttttagaaaagtttctgacctgttgggtactcgatcgagtaggggggtactcgatcgagtgtccttgggtactcgatcgagtagccgtttacggggagtttttctcgggttttgttaattatgcgattaagatatataatctttccgtcatcattctaaacacttttacaaaaacctaatttactgttaaagagagaaagcaagttcattcatcatcctaatcgcattgttgacaaattccggagctagaggtgtcggatttcattgttctttgcatcatagtgttccttgcgtcaagggtaagtcctacataccaattttatagcgtttggttgattttgtttaaaccctagttttgggattgggggtttttatgatttgttaaggttagattgtgattatgtgattatgtgataggagaaggatttgtaaaggagaggttttgagacagctgctagatcgtctgatgattgtgttgctttccaggtaggatttcctactcagtattagtcccataatgggatgattgttgatgtgttgagattgattgtttaacatcgtaattgtgttgtgacggtggttgattgtgattattgattaatatcgtaattgtgttgtgacggttgtgattgtgattgttgtctctggttctcgagatgcgttctcggctgagtggagtcacttgcgggagtggcttcacgccctagtttcgccctccgtggaacccgccacgggaggggatgtgcacattaatagacaggggttatcgctcggtatgatgagcggggcttaggtgggaacaggctgcggtcccccactggcggtagtccagtggacgatcggtgattgagattgatgggattggagtaattgtgtgtatgtgtgacggttaaggcatgcatgtatcttcttgttgatatatatatatataagttgtgtgattagtattgaccccgtttaaatgttttaaaaactgtggtgatccattcggggtggtgagcgattgcttggcggtatatcttggatacgcgtgggatctagccggggatggagtcatcacatatcagagtctttagtcttccgctgtgtttattagaacagttcctttcggttggtttatagtttgagaaacgattgtattttgcttacgattggctttgtaatgtaatcacttaaacttatttaataaagtatgtttcttcattgtcttatgattatcatgcctcggatgtaatcgagatggtggcatccttatacccgagtggtcctggtaaggcacttggagtatgggggtgttacaaatggtatcagagcgacgatcctgaaacctgtaaccaataaatccaatgaatatagggagtcaattaaaatgaacccggggtaaaggttgtaggagctaatgcaaagacttgggagacgtcctaaagtcgcgaactcaccctacaattttgaaccggtcaccatgggatatgtgtcgggatcgttatgtgcatattgtgtgctgtgtgtatctatgtagtagtatgttgcatgaattgacaatgatgacgtgaattgtatgttggttgattgtaaagcatgaaagtataatgattgatacatgtaattggcatgttataattatgtaaggaaaagtgttctgtttgtatatatataaagcgatgcgtaagtatacatgttgttgttgtcgttttgagtaagagtacagaaagttgggagtgtgaattgaacatgtgttgggTGAATGTGTTGAACGAatgtggtggataaatatgtggcatgatggatgaattagtggaaaaagatgaataatcgttgtatgataatatgatttatgattaagcatgttatatcaTGAAATTTATTTTATAATGttattatgctagtaacatgtgaataggggacttgatgtcatgtatttgagattttgtttacaaaaagtgatagaataaaagcatgtgtgAAGCCATGATTGGGAAGTTAAATGAATTATGTGCATGataaatgttattgtttggctttttgtaggtcgtaacatgtggttagggatagtggttttacaagtatttagtcgcttttattcgctttgttgatgtttaagttgtttgaaagagaaaatcgaatagttatgtcgtctgattacagcaaagttgtctttaaactgttataacttgagatgcgtaaataattttaatgtgattccaattggaggtgatagattgttcttttacgattctaacgataggtcacacgcccaaagcgaccaagaaatgagtgagttatgactgttttacgaaaactggacagtgctgagaaatgcgtaggtactcgatcgagtagccttggtactcgatcgagtaggggggtactcgatcgagtacgtcagttactcgatcgagtgtccctggtaatttgttttacgtgcttctgatcttcacctactcgatcgagtaagtcccttactcgatcgagtgtcctgtactcgatctagtgacccctgttttgggtcatatgcttatcttttgacttcgttgcgtATTATGTTCAATTCAAAGGCgtcattttgcttctttatgcattgttttacatgtatgttggtcttgacgcgtaagttacccaattttgtggtgtaaagagtggcacctatgatgagtatgagttcggtggggaggacatgatttatatgtgttgggattggtatagtttattgaggcatagagcacgttttgcgagacgggatgagtgatatgattgtgtgttgagtaatgtaaaagtaagagaatatgggcaagggatgatgtgagtataatgaacgtgagaataaaaagattgaaagtaaggatgcggatagtggcagcttgagatgtgtaaagaattatggagggagatggttagaaatagtgttgagtaagaatatatgtaatgaaaggtcgtttggaaatagtggtatatagcgaacttaatggaggcatgtcgcgacgtagatttgcagatagtgagtgagattgggagatttggttcattaagaaatgaaactaatgtgtgacttccttgatcagtaaatccatcccccactgtgcaaaagtaagaggactaagcaccggttgcaggtctcgggaaggagcatgtatcaccggagcatgcatttgacagttcttacacttcttggtcttagttctggaatcctcaagcatggtgggccagaagtagccggctcggagagctttgtgggctagcgttcttgccctcatgtgatgtccacagatgccttcgtgaatctctgtcagtattagctccgcgtcggctgggccgacacatttcaatagtggtcttattacggaccttctgtataattctccttcgaacaccaagtaccttgcggcgatccttcttatcttctgagacaaACTGCGATCCTCCGGCAGCTGATTTGTCAGTTTGTATtttattatcggagtcatccacgtcgtctcggcttctatgtcgcccaccgtGCCGACGGTCttagtgatgcttttagcattcctgatatccaccagcacggttcggctgacattcttgatggttgaactggcaagttttgagagagcgtcggctcggttgttctcagacctggggacgcattgaatttgaaaagatttcaatttagcggtgtcagcttttaccctttccaggtatcttatcatcccgtcgtctcgagcctcatactctcctctgttttgattagtgactaagagtgaatctgttttcaccactACGTGCTCCGCCCcagcagctctagctagctcgactccagttatcaccgcctcgtattcggattcattgtttgaggccgagaaggtaaacttcaaggcgtactcaaactcgtccccgtttgggctgatgataaggatgccggctcctgagctgttcgtcgtggaggacccgtcggtgcaGGCCCGTCTATTAATGGGCGCTCTATGTGCATTTGCACTGGGCCTCAAATTTTTGGGGCCCAAACTTGGCAAACCATTATataattgacaaaaaaaaaaaaggtaaattgATGAAATCAAGCACGTATACTGGACTCCAATTCCCAAATCTCATCTCCTTTCCCAAATTAATTAATTTCCTTCCCAAATTAAATTCTTCCCCAAATCAAAATAATTTCCTTTCCAAAAAAAATTAAGCTTGCTGTTTAATCTTCAACCTATCTAACTTTCTTTTTTTCTAATCTTAAATATGACTATCCCAAATCAATTCATCACAattcattcaaagttttcaatTACAGTGAttagaataaaaaaaaattcacttTGTCAGTTTCAATCGGCTGCCAATATCTCAGATTTACATTGGAGTTGCAAAGAAATCAAAATAGGTAATATTTCGTCTTAACATTATATTCTTAATGAATTCTAATGAATTTAATCATAATTTTAATGAATTCAATGATAATGTATTTGCAGTTATTGGAGGTAGGAGTCGGAGATTAGTAGATCGGACAATCGTGACGCGACGATAATTCTGGAATCCGGCATCAAAGCATCAATACGGACATACGGTTGTTTCTTTTTATTACATATCTCTATTTTTAATTTCATGTTACCTAGAATAAGAAAATTTGATTCTGGATCCGAAAAACGGAAGAAAAAGAAGCGAATAAAACAATTAGTTCAGTCTCAAAAAGGTGCACTTGATAAATTTTTCACGAAAGGGTCTACTTCTCATAGTGAaaatattaatgataatgaaGGTATTGTTGCGACTGAAACTGCTGAAATTTTTGATAATCATGTTTCTTCTGATTCTGACATGGTTATAGAGGATAACGATAATAAAATTGACGATGAGGATAACAATAATGATGATAATTTAGATATGAAGGAAAATAATAGTGATGAGAACAATAAGGGTTTTGATGTAGGAGGAGAAAAAAAATGATGTCGAAAATGGTAGTCATATGCATAATATTTTTGACCCAAGAAATTGGAATTCACTTAATTCTGATATGATtaaaattttaaccaaaaaaggTCCAAAATTATGATATGATTAACTATTCCTGTGACAGTTGCATATGCAGAAAGaagtttttccaagttaaagTTGTTGAAATCCTACATGCGGTCTACGATGTTGCAAGAGAGGCTTAACGGATTAGCAATAATTGCCATAGAAGATGATTTATTAGAGAAAGTCGATTATGATTGTTTGATAGAGGAATTCGCTTCAAGAAAAACTACGcgaaagaatgatttttcaaggAATTTGTAGTTTgcattaatattttatataagcgtttctttaattttgtaaattttgggcctcatattttttttttgcaccgGGTCTCCACTTTTCTTGATACGGCCCtgcgtcggtgtatacttcccacacaccggaatttggttcttcttgatatgtgcactcggccaggaagtctgcaagtgcctgcccctttatcgagggcctcggcttgtattgaatgccgaagccggatagctctactgcccatttgatgagcctgccgaattttttgaattttttcaatgctttctccaatggctggtcggttaggaccgtcacgggatgtgcgtcgaagtaaggtttcaatttccttgcggcaacgacgacagcaaaggccGCTTTTTCGatcagcgggtaatttctttcgACGGCCAGGCGGTGTAtggtgataaagtagattgggtgttctttgcttgtcttcttctctcgatgattacgaccgaccgtggccgaggtaatagctgctatgtatagatatagcgtctccccaaagatcggccctGGGCGGGTCGGAGAGttagaagatgagctttcgattgcactgaaagaaagctgtgctctgttcctcccccagctgaagtctttattccccttcaacactttgaagaatggggtgctcttgtcggctgaccggagatgaaaacgggcgagagccgccatcctcccggtcaacatcataacctcttttcgattcctcggctccggtaggtccagtattgcttggactttctctggattggcatcaattcccctggcgctgacaagcacgccgaggaacttacctgcccggacaccgaagttgcattgttccgggtatgattcctggcgctgacaagcacgccaattgttccgggtatgattccggagcagtgttatgaccacgtaagctttgtagaatgatgactttgcttgactcttcctttcggcctctcctgaaacaatgaacaaactgagggctcggcttggtaccgagcgtactcactccgacgctcaagtcagtaaacttaaagggattaagttgtgtgttacttggcaacgaattttgtagagagataagggagtttataccagattatgtgATTTGTGAGATAGATTTTTGGGATCCTTTTCtcgttgagagaagtggagtatttatagactttcaccttttgtcatgtagtggccaagtggccaagtggcagagcaggtggaaaagactgtcctaccctcggccgagggacccatgacaggccggctggcctggttgactccatgccgaggggtattggatatgagtacgcggatatgtctcccatTTGttggttgcctagccgagaccagTAATGAGCCGACAGTCGCAAATCGGTTAGGGTCAAATCTaatctaatacgttgacttgctgtcttttatctttgaccttcctcaatgtgttgactcgattagcgggtgcagaatatgccccatcagtatcAATCTTGGAAAAACCCTTGTTTGTATTATATAATAAACATTTCAATTATTAATGAGAAGCAAAATTAAGGTTTATACAATGTATAATTTAACGAAAGGTAGCTGGTGTGAATGGGAAGGGTTCTCATCTTTTAAACAAGTGGTCATGAGTTCGATTTCGGACTCTCGTGAATGGAAAAACCTAACAATTAAAGGCTATATAACAGAATAATGTTATTAAGTTACTATCAAACTAACAAATCGTTTTCATGGTATCGATACCCTAAACGCTATATAATGTAATTACATGCTAAATATAATCCCTAGCCTGAAAAACATGGTAAAGTTGGTTTGATTGTTTCTTAGACATGAAAATGACGATAAGGGCATCACGGATAGTACTAAATCTCGGTATTACTAatttaaaataaaagaaaaattgaCAAATAAAAGCTCTTGGTTTTAGATTTGGTCCAAATTAAAAGGATATAAAAGGAAAAATGACAAATAAAGGCTCTTGGTTTTAGATGCATCCTTTAATTAGAAATTCTCATGTTAGAaagatcacaaaatctcattgaagacggcgatatccgtcacaagcttgtgatggataCCGTTTCTTCTCACAAAATAcacatgagaggtgagtgggaatcACATGAGGGGTGcctcaccttgtcccctctccctttttgtgagaggttttcagcttgtgacgggattagccaaTTTATTCTTAAGACGTATATATTTTTCTTAAGATTAAAACAAGAATAAAACATGTCAAATAATATCTCGTTTGTATGAATAAGACAAATATTTTGTTAGCGTATTTTACTTGGTCTcttttaacattttttttttttttttggtgcgtaAGACTCTTTTAACATATTTAAAGTGGTTATTTTCGTTTTCAACAAGATTTTGTGTATTGCAAATTGAATGTAATAATGCTTTAGTTTATAAAAAAAACATTGTCTCGTGGAATTTAAATTATTTGTTGGGCACTTGACATTCAACCTCATCTCCACAACTTCTATTGCATTCCCACTAAACCCCTATAAAGGCGAATATTTATTTCAGACGGGCTATTTATGTCTAAAATTAAGACAGACCAAATATaatcaatttataataaaatgtaaatattttctaaTAAAATGCTactataagttttttttttttgttaaaaagtgACAACTTTAATTATAACATTTTATTATTAATTGCTTACTTTTTATTAAAATAACGTTTTAAAAGAGACCAGCTCCATTATAAAAGGCGGAATGAGCAACAACGAAGCATAAACACAAAATCATACACCACCATTACCATTATGGAATGCTATTATTCAAGTTATCTACACATCGTATTATTTCTCTGCATTATAGGATTAACAATCCATTTTCTAAccagaaaaaaatcaaaaacaatgAAACTACCACCAAGCCCGTCACCAACACTTCCTATATTCGGAAACCTGTTTAGTGTTGGTCATTCACTACATACTTCCTTAATTGAGCTTGCTAAGATTCATGGCCCTATCATGTTTCTCAGACTCGGACAACTTCCCACAGTCGTTTTTTCTTCGGCCGCGGTTATCCAAGAAGTCGTACGAAAACATGATCTTACTTTTTCCGGTAGAACCGTCCCTGACGCTATTCATGCTCTCAACAACCCTGAAAACTCTCTCATTTTTCCTCCTCCAACTCCGAAATGGAGAAATCTACGTAAAATTTGTAATTCCCATATATTTTCTGCCCGAAAACTTGACGCTAGTCGAGTTATTCGGGAGAATAAGGTAAAAGACCTTTTATTATACGTTCAAAATTGCGCAAACACGGGAATGGTGGTCGATATTGGGCAAGCGGGGTTTAATGTGGTATTGAATGTTCTGTCGACGACTTTATGTTCATTGGATTTAGGTGATCCTTCATCGGAAGTGTCTAGTTCATTTCGAAAGACGTTTCGAGAAATAATTAAAGAAATGGGAAGGGCTAATGTTTCGGACTTTTTCCCGATTATGAAAAAGATGGATGTTCAGGGAATCAGACAGCGTATGGGTGTTTCGGCACAGAAGATATTTGATGTGTTTAATGTGATTATTGAAGAGCGATTGAGGAATCGGTGCTTGCCGGATTATGTACGACGCGACGACGTACTGGATACTTTGTTAGACATGAAATCAGAGGAAGGTGAGTATATTGAGGCAACTGCTATTCCTCGCCTCTTCTTAGTAAGTCTCTGCCTTCCGGCTTCCCCTGTAGTTACTGTAAAATTGGAGGATATGTTTtgaaggatttttttttttcaaaattaatGGTTAAAACTAAAGAAATTAATAAAAATGGGTCCACCTAAGTTTGGGTTTATTATAacggtttttctaaaatgtgccgtAACCCGTAAAGGCACATGTTAATAACCTTAATATGGGGGTAAGAGTAACAatatattctcactaattatggtaacaATGAGTTTATGGTTAAATATCTCATGAGAATATATTGTCAATCTTACCATATTAAGGttattaacatgtgcccttatGGCACATTTTAGAGAAACCCTTATTATAAAAAGTGCTTCGAAAACAAGTTGCTCAGCAAGGGCCGTCAAATGAATTTGAGAGACGCGATTCAAAACGTCAATCAGAGAGAGTCCTCAGAcaataagaaaatcaattttttttggcATAATAaaccataatttttttttaaaacacaaAAGCTAATTTACTGTTGATTAAGACAATACAGAAATGAACCAACATAATGTGATTATGCTTCCGGAAGGAATCAAACTCGCACCAAGAGTAGGAACATTACCTTAAGAAAGCAAGCTCACACCACTAAACCAAAGCAATTTAATGATAGTTTATTACAGCCGTGTAGTGATATTATGTGCCTAAATAGAGTTTTGGGCCTCGATTCTTAGCACACTTTGAACATGCTAATCGTCGACGCCCCTGTTACTCGCTCACTAAGGGGGTTGTCATAAAGTCGCTCAGTGCGACTTTACGGTCACCCAACTATGCAGTTAAGCAGAGCCGAACTTACAATTTCAGCACCTTATTTTCCAAAACTATAACCACGAGGCAAGTATATCGTAAGTAGGGGTGCTATCGAGCCGAGTCGAGCCCGAGCTTGGcattgctcggcttgtgctcaagaaccaaaactcgaTCTCGAGCCGATCTCAAGCTTACCCGAGCTTGTAAAAAATGTGCTCGCTATTAAGTTTGtgagctttaacgcgagctcgagccaaactcgagctcaaatcgagcctatatataatggctaatttttttgaattttttttcttcATATATTTTCAATAACAAGACTCGAAGattaaatgtaaaatatttggcaaatCGGTGAGACATTTGATATACGTGATAcaaaatataatcatgataaaatatttgtataaaatatgagtaatatctTATATTAATCACAAGTTCGAGCTGCTACacgagcttt is a window encoding:
- the LOC141639911 gene encoding geraniol 8-hydroxylase-like; this translates as MKLPPSPSPTLPIFGNLFSVGHSLHTSLIELAKIHGPIMFLRLGQLPTVVFSSAAVIQEVVRKHDLTFSGRTVPDAIHALNNPENSLIFPPPTPKWRNLRKICNSHIFSARKLDASRVIRENKVKDLLLYVQNCANTGMVVDIGQAGFNVVLNVLSTTLCSLDLGDPSSEVSSSFRKTFREIIKEMGRANVSDFFPIMKKMDVQGIRQRMGVSAQKIFDVFNVIIEERLRNRCLPDYVRRDDVLDTLLDMKSEEGEYIEATAIPRLFLVSLCLPASPVVTELIVAGTDTTSSSFEWAMAELIQNPSKLKNLQAELEETIGKGNSVQECHITMLPYLQAIIKETFRLHPPVPIPVRKVESNVNMFGYTIPANSMVLLNVWAVGRDPKTWDNSEKFEPERFLGSKIDVKGHNFELIPFGVGRRICPGMPLANRIIPLMIASLVHEFDWILENGITPGNMNMEEKFGFTVEKAQRLRVVPFFR